The Dethiosulfovibrio peptidovorans DSM 11002 genome has a window encoding:
- a CDS encoding DEAD/DEAH box helicase, with amino-acid sequence MGNTLTATAFDRYELREELLNALAAKGFDSPMPVQEKVLESENRDGDLVVQARTGSGKTLGFLLPLLNELPRETATPRILVLSPTRELAQQIAGEAEWIGKYMGITTASLVGGMDMERQIKDLRRGSALVVGTPGRTMDHIRRRTLKTDTIQTIVLDEGDTMLDMGFRDDIEAILNTLPDPHRTWLFSATMPDEVASLTKRYLDSPSWITLCHDEDQHEDITHRAYLVPSGKRLEGLVNVLLWENPEMGLIFCHTKAGTVETMERLQEEGFAASALHGDMSQLERNSVMNAFRQGRIPYLVATNVAARGLDVQGVSHVIQIGLPDNLETFVHRSGRTGRAGQEGRNILVLTPREKGRFKAMLRASSMDLKWANVPDVAEIAKAQRGLRESALLGGDEPDQEIQAWADELLDMMAPRDLVARLLESYVNGLPNGYDLRKSLQNELENRRSGRDRGDRFSGRDRNRSPRRNENRGNRSSFRGRAQSIKLSKGRIDQDWSVGRILATVCQALDVDRNEVGNIRMRDNHTEVELGPLAADRMNGNGANKLSKWGLMDGSSQNQERNTKPSQGRRRWER; translated from the coding sequence ATGGGTAACACTTTAACCGCAACCGCTTTTGATCGCTACGAACTTAGAGAAGAACTGCTGAACGCACTGGCCGCAAAGGGATTCGATTCGCCCATGCCGGTACAGGAAAAAGTCCTGGAATCGGAAAACAGAGACGGAGACCTGGTCGTACAGGCCCGTACGGGAAGCGGGAAAACCCTCGGTTTCCTACTTCCCCTTCTGAACGAACTGCCCCGAGAGACAGCTACCCCTAGGATACTGGTTCTGTCACCTACCAGGGAGTTGGCCCAGCAAATAGCCGGAGAAGCCGAATGGATAGGCAAATACATGGGAATAACCACCGCCTCTCTGGTCGGGGGCATGGACATGGAGCGCCAGATAAAAGATCTCCGCAGAGGCTCGGCCCTCGTAGTCGGAACTCCGGGCAGAACGATGGACCACATACGGAGAAGGACCCTCAAGACCGACACAATCCAGACCATCGTCCTAGACGAAGGAGATACCATGTTGGATATGGGCTTTAGGGACGACATAGAGGCTATCCTCAACACCCTGCCCGATCCCCACAGGACATGGCTTTTTTCCGCTACTATGCCGGACGAAGTTGCCTCCCTTACAAAAAGATACCTGGACTCACCCAGCTGGATAACCCTATGCCACGACGAGGACCAGCATGAGGATATAACCCACAGAGCCTACCTTGTCCCTTCCGGAAAAAGACTGGAGGGACTCGTGAACGTACTCCTTTGGGAAAACCCCGAGATGGGCTTGATCTTCTGCCACACCAAGGCTGGAACGGTTGAGACAATGGAGCGGCTTCAGGAAGAGGGGTTCGCCGCCTCGGCCCTTCACGGAGACATGAGTCAGCTGGAGAGAAACAGCGTCATGAACGCCTTTCGGCAGGGAAGAATCCCCTACCTGGTGGCCACCAACGTCGCAGCCAGAGGACTTGACGTACAGGGAGTATCTCACGTCATACAGATAGGTCTGCCGGACAACCTGGAGACCTTCGTCCACAGAAGCGGTCGAACCGGAAGAGCCGGTCAGGAAGGCAGAAACATCCTCGTGCTGACCCCCAGGGAGAAAGGCCGTTTCAAGGCTATGCTCCGGGCTTCGTCGATGGATCTTAAATGGGCCAACGTACCCGATGTGGCCGAAATAGCCAAAGCGCAGAGAGGACTCAGGGAAAGCGCACTTCTGGGCGGAGACGAGCCGGATCAGGAGATCCAGGCCTGGGCGGATGAGCTTCTGGACATGATGGCCCCGAGAGACCTAGTAGCCAGATTGCTGGAAAGTTACGTCAACGGGTTACCTAACGGCTACGACCTCAGAAAATCCCTTCAAAACGAGCTCGAAAACCGCCGCTCTGGCAGGGACAGAGGGGACCGCTTCTCCGGGAGGGACCGAAATAGATCCCCGAGACGGAACGAAAACAGAGGCAATAGAAGCTCTTTCCGTGGGAGAGCCCAATCCATAAAACTGTCGAAGGGACGAATCGATCAGGATTGGTCCGTAGGAAGAATCCTCGCGACCGTTTGTCAGGCCCTAGACGTGGACAGAAACGAGGTCGGTAACATCCGCATGAGAGACAACCATACGGAGGTAGAGCTAGGACCTCTCGCCGCAGACAGAATGAACGGCAACGGAGCCAACAAACTCTCCAAATGGGGCCTCATGGACGGATCTTCGCAAAATCAGGAAAGAAATACCAAACCTTCGCAAGGCCGGAGACGTTGGGAAAGATAG
- a CDS encoding metallophosphoesterase has protein sequence MKRWLAGACRLLGTVYVPEEVMDRPGEFLLHISDTPSSLFSDLRRIISKIRPAWVVHTGDLVDQIKLEVYPARIECYRNKLRILSKILDGAVARGDFQAMICMGNHDDLYSVKEMFPHCHIAEGTGFFSASGWNFVVSHYSWRIPDLPDMVGLCGHDLSYPSGEIRCFNGIEDIHLFSLKTGGVYRIPYPGYIDDQRQLKRRIGL, from the coding sequence ATGAAGCGTTGGCTTGCAGGTGCCTGCAGGCTCCTGGGGACGGTTTACGTTCCGGAGGAGGTTATGGATCGTCCAGGGGAGTTTTTGTTGCATATATCCGACACCCCCTCCTCCCTTTTCTCCGATCTCAGGAGGATCATATCCAAGATCAGGCCGGCCTGGGTGGTCCATACAGGAGACCTGGTGGACCAGATAAAACTGGAGGTCTATCCCGCCCGTATCGAATGCTATAGAAATAAGCTCAGGATTCTGTCTAAAATTTTAGATGGAGCTGTGGCCAGAGGTGATTTTCAGGCCATGATATGTATGGGGAATCACGACGATCTTTATTCGGTTAAGGAGATGTTCCCTCATTGCCATATAGCGGAAGGTACCGGTTTTTTCTCCGCTTCCGGATGGAATTTCGTCGTTAGCCACTATTCCTGGAGGATTCCCGATCTTCCCGATATGGTCGGGCTATGCGGACACGATCTGTCCTATCCTTCCGGGGAGATTCGCTGTTTCAACGGCATAGAGGATATACATTTGTTTTCGTTGAAGACCGGAGGTGTTTACAGGATCCCCTATCCTGGATACATAGACGATCAGAGGCAACTTAAAAGAAGGATAGGTCTTTAG
- the hutH gene encoding histidine ammonia-lyase, with the protein MNNIVKINGHSLTLRDLVNVARNGYAVEIEEEAIKKVNYASSLIQKWVEDNRIIYGVTTGFGDLATVNVDREKCTLLQENLLRSHAVGVGDPLPVETVRAIMLLRLNGLTAGHSGITLETLTQMVNFLNLDIIPHVPSQGSVGASGDLCPLSHIAVSMLGEGDVFYKGVRMSALEAMSKAGLKPIHLHPKEGLALNNGTAALTGLGALALWDALTVAKTADIAGALSVEALHGVPYAFDERTHAIRPHQGQIDVASNIRKLIQDSQIIEKFKHERVQDAYSLRCIPIVHGASRNALRFIKETIELEMNSVTDNPLIFPDSEDVISGGNFHGQPIALPMDFFGIAVAELGSISERRVSRMVDKSLSNGLPPFIIADSGVNSGFMISQYTAAAVVSENKTLAHPASVDSIPTSANQEDHVSMGYWASLKGTRILENVQKVLGIEILSACQGIDFSKPLTPGKGTKAAYDRFREEVPYIEKDVFLYPLMDQAISVVKSGALVEAVEKAVGELA; encoded by the coding sequence ATGAACAATATCGTTAAAATCAACGGTCACTCCCTGACCCTAAGGGACCTTGTCAACGTAGCAAGAAACGGTTACGCCGTAGAAATCGAGGAAGAGGCCATCAAAAAGGTCAACTACGCCTCGTCTCTGATCCAAAAATGGGTGGAGGACAACAGGATAATATACGGTGTCACCACCGGATTCGGAGATCTGGCTACGGTAAACGTCGACAGAGAAAAATGCACCCTTCTTCAGGAGAACCTTCTGAGAAGCCATGCGGTAGGAGTAGGGGATCCTCTTCCAGTTGAAACCGTCAGAGCCATCATGCTTCTCAGGCTCAACGGACTGACCGCCGGACATTCGGGCATCACCTTGGAGACTCTCACCCAGATGGTCAATTTCCTCAACTTGGACATCATCCCCCACGTTCCATCTCAGGGATCGGTGGGTGCCAGTGGAGACCTTTGCCCCCTCTCGCACATAGCGGTCTCGATGCTCGGAGAGGGAGACGTTTTCTACAAAGGCGTTCGCATGTCCGCTCTGGAGGCTATGAGCAAGGCCGGACTCAAGCCTATACACCTCCATCCTAAAGAGGGACTGGCCCTCAACAACGGAACCGCCGCCCTGACCGGTCTAGGAGCATTGGCCCTCTGGGACGCCCTTACAGTAGCGAAGACCGCCGACATAGCAGGAGCCCTCTCGGTGGAGGCCCTCCACGGCGTACCCTACGCTTTCGACGAGAGAACCCACGCAATCCGACCCCATCAGGGACAGATCGACGTTGCCTCCAACATCAGAAAACTCATCCAGGACAGCCAGATAATTGAGAAATTCAAACACGAGAGAGTACAGGACGCCTACTCGCTTCGCTGTATCCCAATAGTGCATGGTGCCAGCAGAAACGCCCTTCGCTTCATAAAGGAGACCATCGAGCTGGAGATGAACTCCGTCACGGACAACCCGTTGATATTCCCCGATTCGGAGGACGTCATCAGCGGAGGCAACTTCCACGGTCAACCTATAGCCCTTCCGATGGACTTCTTCGGCATAGCGGTGGCCGAGCTCGGAAGCATCTCCGAGCGCAGGGTCTCCAGGATGGTGGACAAGAGCCTCTCCAACGGATTGCCTCCCTTTATAATCGCCGACAGCGGTGTGAACAGCGGCTTCATGATCAGTCAGTACACAGCGGCGGCGGTGGTGTCGGAAAACAAGACACTGGCCCATCCCGCTTCGGTAGACTCCATTCCCACCTCGGCCAACCAGGAAGACCACGTATCAATGGGATACTGGGCCTCCCTCAAGGGAACCAGAATACTGGAAAACGTCCAGAAGGTCCTGGGAATAGAGATACTCTCCGCCTGCCAGGGAATAGACTTCTCCAAGCCTTTGACTCCTGGAAAGGGAACCAAGGCGGCCTACGATAGATTCCGAGAGGAAGTTCCCTACATAGAAAAGGACGTATTCCTCTATCCCCTCATGGACCAGGCCATCTCCGTCGTGAAATCCGGCGCCCTGGTGGAAGCGGTCGAGAAGGCAGTGGGAGAACTGGCCTAG